The genomic DNA AATACATAAACTGCCtttaactgtaaaaaaaaaaaataataataatttattggtgCAAATAGAAACGATATAATTGTTTTATGTGCTAAATGATAATTCAAGTTCAAATATTGTTATCAGTTATAAACACCACTTTCTTTTAGTATCTTTATAATCttactattaaattaatcgtggcaattaattttttattcgttcGTTTTGTCAGGGATTTTTATATCACTAACTAACTTTTATGACATagattgataaattattctttatttaCATAAACTTGTGTTTTAGTACGAAACATATCAAGATACGTAATTATGTTTAAAATCCAATAGTTAACGTCgacatattcatatattttcattaaccCGTCAGCTCTCCCGTTATGAGCATTTTGCTCACGCACGATTTTaaacataacttttttttccaaatggAACGaatagttgaaattttttctatctgtgaataattttatctattttcgGATtccgctttaaaaaaatttgtttagttgtcatagaaattataaaaatttttttttgttcctcaAAAAATGTGAGCATTTTTCTCATCACGGGCGTAAAGgcgtaagtaaaaaaattttatgttcgGTTACTCTCGTAACTGCTCGTACACATTCGGCAGTCTGCGGTGTGCGAAGTTATTCGGTTGAATTcgttaaagtttaaattacgtttattaatcgtaaataaattactattataatttatttattttttattattcttataatacatagagaaattaatttatgaaaaatattttcttgcttaaaatttgaaaaaatttgtttggtgCCTACGCGTTAAGCGTGAGCAAAACTCTCATCACGGGCGTAAAGTATTGGCAGGGAGCCTAGTATATGGTGGGGACAACTGAAACGATCGCAGCGCTCGCTGTGGATACAATTTCGTTAAATCATGCTCTCTTTGAATATAAACACgtgaaaattaagtttaaaaatagttcataATAGTTATTGTGTCGTTAATGTTTGCCTTTGCTCATCGTTTAaggttaaaacaatattttataatttattgattcaaatccggtttggataatgatttttatcattgcctaaaaattattttttaatccttcgTTACTCGCGCTATACGGTGATTCCCTGTACAACACTACTTAAGCTAATAGAGTTGGCGTGAATATGAGTGAGACACTAGAGAAAGCGCTTATAACGGAAGGTTAACAAaacattatgtttttttagttaCGATTTACAagcaaattatcatgaattaaaataaaattattttcttcaattttgttaaaaaactcaattgactattctactattttttaaaccattaCCATTGTAGTtgtcatatattatttgttttgattttatcggttaatcttattctattctaaaataatagtgtttattatttattaaaattttttatacttaatttttttatcgaaatatattcaatttaattttctctatcaaaaatacaattaaatttttttaatttatatcattataaatttttatattttgattttataacgaatctttattttttacactgattttatatatcttttataattctcgagcatgattttttgtagccatcagatgtcgttttcgtcGCGTTCCCTGCCAATACCGAAAAACTGACGGGAGTACAAACAAGTTAAagtattgtttaattttattatttatttactttaactTTATCTTtgcacttttatttataagtaaattaaattcattttcattGTAATTCGTTAGTTGAATAAATGCCAAGAGTTTTCCACACCATTAACTTGATATTAACTTGTTCCGACTCGCTTCAAACAATGAAATTGTAATTTCGAGAAAAtgtcatgaaaaatattatgagtGACACAGAATCAAACATGAATGCAGAGGCACGGGTGAAGTCAGCTCTTTCCTTCAGCTCATGCAGACTTTACTCTGGCCTATATTTGTATTGTTTCATTCCTCGTgtaaatttttcggaattttctctgaaaaactcagttctaaagttctaaagattttttcgaagttcccgtgtaaaaaaatttttattcataatgaatttaaatataaatttaatctcgaaactcagatcgtgacacaaatatgactttcataaTGAATTCATTTCAACAACGTTAATCACGACAAGATTATGACTCAGtcaaattttactccaagtgATCCGATGGtcattcactaaattaattttacaatcgaaactaaccctgtttagaaaatctcatagaatcctatagactCTCATACATTCTTATAGAgcttttataagaatgaatgagttctatgagaagtgctatagttaagcATTGGgccttatatatacatacatacatacatacatacatacatacatctatgagaatctatcggattttttaagcagggaatttacgtaaatcaagtacttgatagaaaaagtttattggtaatttccgaattgataaatttgacaaaaggATTAATTCAGTAAAAACTCAGGCAAGTTTCTGTCGAAGTCATCCAAAATCCAATTCAAAgacatattaaattaattttataattgatactgatttactagacgaaaagttggagtaaattcatgatgaaagtcatatttgtgtcacgatctgagtttcgtcatgaaattcaaatctaaatttattatgaacgaaaactttttttacacgggttctaaagagtttttttaaagtttttttagagaaaagtccgaaaaatttccaccagggtatCCCTTGTCACTTAatacacttttatttttaagaaaaaaatgtggGTATTTTCGAAACTAATCTGATTTTAAGCTCGATAATTAACGAAGTTTAAAggcaataatataaaagtcatctatttaaaaatttttttaaaaataactcaaAAGTTTCAACTGATTGAtctcatatttaattatctgtaacttttaataatttaatttgattatcataaaatttttctggcattaattaatcaattgaaatgatgaaaaaaaatattttgtttgaaTGCAAACactgatattaaaaaaaaaaattgtctgaaataattttcgatattATGACTCcgtagtaattttgtaaattattaaaataattaaattttatcgaaactacgaaataaaaaaatgtatacctGAATATTTTTGTGTTTACAATTAGTAGATAATTGCATCAATGACTTGGTAAAATCAGTATGATTTTGATCCATGGTGGTGATAACTTCAACCCCaacattttttagtttatttatgtGATCTGGTAAGATACTATCGAAATCACCTGTAATTGAATCGGGTGCATATTCGAtacattttttagaaaatatttcatCTGCTAAAGTCCCCAGGTATTGTAGCCATTGATTCGTACCACCGTCAACAGTAATTCTAAATTGTGCTAAAAGAATAAAATCGATTGGAagagtattatttttatgagcttggcattaaaatgaaaataaccaGGAAATAAtgcggaattttgaaaaacttgatgtgagataatttatgaaaaataaaatggtcGACAAAAAAGATTAAAAGATATTTCGTGATAAGTTTGATAGTTTCGCGGGAAAAGtcaaatgatttcaaaatttattataagtttgacttcaagctccaataCCTTTCAaacagatgaatttatcaaaaaatgataagagacttattttgtagagcgttcaattctctacaaaattatttgatggACATTACAGTGCAATTTATGGTTCATTAGTTAcaaaaatcagaagaaaaaaaaattttgtttcctgtgttattcttattgtttaattcacttatttgcaatttaaaatttatctcatgtctgctacattcacagtCATCTGTCAGACGTCGATATTTTTAGCgactattattaaaattttaattaataaaactctgcgttgtttttttttcaactaaccTTTTTTCCATATAGgcaatacaatatttttcttaaataaaattggttGGTTTAAGATAATAACTGCATATTTATAATCTAATGAAGGTGTAAATATTTCTGCGGGATCCCATAATGTTTCATTCAATTCCGTTTCGTTTTGCATCATTAGATATCAGtacaaaatctaaaaaaaaataataaatataaatacatatgaGTGTTGATGTAGTAGACATCAGACaactcgaaaattttaaataaataaattaaaataatgaaatttatctaaataaaaattttcaaatttttattgtacttaCAACTTTATTTCCTTACTAAAAAATTCCCACTTGTCAGTGACATTGACACTCATAGATACACtagtaacataaaataattatttttaaataattcgaatagaattttgaaaatatttatgagtGAAGTTacccgacgtctaataattttacttttgtgtaaacgataaattataaaaaaaaaaatatataaaaaaattgcacttgtagtttttgaaattttctacaagtgaaaattttaggtttttttttttataaccaatttgtttaaaaacaaaattcaaaaattgttaattgtctgctaacttcaggattataaatatttgtgatactgaagttagcagacgtctaataatttttggatctttttttagacgataaaccagaagaaaaaaaatatttgaaaaaattgcacctgtagttttttaaattttcaacatgtgcatatttttagttttttttttcttcaaatttaattgttcataaaaaaaatcaaaaaattttgaattgtctgctaacttcaggattataaatatttatgacaataaagttagcagacatttaacaatatttgaatttttttaacaaaaaaaaataaatattaaaaaaaatattttgaaaaattgcacctatagtttattaaattttctacatgtgcatatttttagaaatatattttttttactatttatctgttaaaaaaaactttatttaaatttcaaatgtctgctaactttactgtcattaaatattttatggtactgaagttagcagacgtctaataattttttgatttttttttagacgataaaacactaaaaaaaaatatttgaaaaaaatgcacctgtagttttttttttcttcgaatttaattgttcaaaaaaaaatcaaaaaattttgaattgtctgctaacttcaggattataaatatttttatataataaaaataaatataagaatatttgttattaaaaattgtctttacctgtcgttaaatatttttttccaaatttggtGACGTAATATATGACGACGATCTTACGAAATTCATTATAGATGTGgtctattttaaataattaaatatcataaattaaatgacaggtgcatttaaaaataattttctattttactgGTGTATCAGCACGTGGTCTCCATTAcggtttgaaaatttgaacttgaCACTTAACCCGTATCAAGATTTAATTTCGACAAAAGCCACTCTGGtctagtaaaaaaatctattattatttttgacataTTCAAAACAAAGTCCATaacctaaaaattaatttttaattattaaaaataattataaattacaaggaaataaattttattaaaaataaactgacATATTTATccacaagtttttaaaataaaattgttttatttacttaccattaattatagtaattattgtgataaattatgatcctggttgccagataattaaaaattttcgtattttttatttcaaaaattaattgtaaaaaaactaaaaattcgcgcttgtagaaaatttaaaaatctttaggcgcaatttttcaaaatatttttttttatgtaatttattgtttttaaaaaagtcaataaattatttgacgtcggctgacttcagtattatgataaattttttgtagacgtcagaatacgaaaatataattttgaaaatcactgTAAGATGGCGCAGTGTtgtcacaatttttttttaagtatttgaaAACTATTTTGCCGACTATCGAAATGTTCGGCTTTAAGATTTGAACAGAAAACCGTTAAATTTATCCTAGAGCTAAAATGGCAGCAAATAGTTGGGTTGGATGGATGTAAAATTGCGCAGTTGtataaattttcacaaattaattaatttcatataaatttcatttaaaatttattttatttaaagattttattggatagtagataataaaaagtatgatttgaatttaaaaaagaatatttaagtaaaaaaaacgagTGTGAATGAAGCAGGCATCagagaaatttaaaactagAAATAAATagaggaaataattaaaaaaataatatttaaattaattaatatttaaaatttatttcgagaattatttactcgatttagtaataatttaaaatttgtctgatgtctgccacattcacactcaaaaaaaattatgagctGCTTACGCAACATGAGTATGGAACCTGGAACTCAGTCTTCGCATGTTTCCAAGTAagtgattaaataattcaaacgataaaattaattgaaagaGCAAATAAAGATGAACATAATGGCGGTAAGTTGATCTATCACGAATATTCTAGTTTCATTTAAAGGATATTAAGGTAAATTAAAATGCTAAGTATCTTGAAAGCTTCAGGGTGCAATAAATGTTCTTTTTCTATCAAGATTTACTTCACTTATTTGACTAAAAGTttatatgatactgaattaagccgacgtccaatagttttttgatttttttttaaacaataaattattaacatgatcctgaagttagcagacaatgaaaaattttcggattattttttttcaaaaaatcaattacagaacaaaaaaactaaaaatatgcacatgtataaaattaaaaaaactatgagtacaatttttttaaatattttttttttataatttatcggcttaaaaataatctaaaaattattaaacgtatgctaacttcagtatcatattattAACAGGGTGGCCACGTACAAGTTCGtgagattagaaaaaaattctttaaaatatcacaaaatTTCTCCCTGtaggtattttatttttttttgaaaagaaaagaaaaattttttatgtccgCTACTCTCAGAATTGGaaaaacttgaatttatatgaattaaaTGAATTCTACTTGACAAATTAGACCATTTAAGTAACACTATAAAACCATTGATACAGAAGCTGTGTATCTTTCTGTAGCATGCGTATTATTACGGCACGTTGTAGTCGATTGAAGATTTAGGGATGACAGcgaatcagtttttatttaatggaacTCTCTGATAAAAGTTTGAAGCATACAATCTATAGAAGattttctataataaaaatgatatttttgtcAGTGtgtagtttttgtttttttgaggAAGTCACTAAATTGAGTTTgaaaatactgaaaatttataattgatgaaaacattataaaattaatgaattaaaactGTCTTAAGAGCagtttacaaataattctATCCAAGTTTTTGTGCTAATTAGAAACTTTTATTACCAGATACATAGTAAAGATCGATGCATTTCTCCCCTGATTTGAAAATACGGTTaatgacgattaaaaatttctagtcgtCATGAATCGTTTCAAATCCTCGAACAGAAtcagaaattgcaatattaattaacgattaaagacgattcaaaatttctaattgtAATGAATCGTTTTAAATTCTTCTACAGGATCAGaaattgtaatattatttCACGATTGAAGACGATTTATGACGATCGAAACTCTCTAATTATCatgaatcgtttttaatcttcaTGTGAGACCAGaaattgtaatattatttCACGATGAAAATCGATTCATGACGATTAAAAATGTCTAATCGTAatgaatcgtttttaatcctcATACAGAATTAGACATCGCAATATTAGTTACCGATTaaagacaattcaaaatttttaatcgtaatgaatcgtttttaatcctTATACAGAATCAGACAtcgcaattttattttacgattaaagacGATTCATGACGATTAAAAATGTCTAATCGTAatgaatcgtttttaatcctcATACAGAAtccctgatttaaaaaatcgatttaaagGGATTTGCAATTTTAAATACCCATAAGAagagaaattcaaaaatattcaagctattcaaaagtattcaaaagtattgaaaaaaatttttttttgaatccctttaaatcgatttttttaatcagggatcagaaattacaattttattttacgattaaagacGATTTATGACGATTAAAAATGCCTAATCGTATCGaatcgtttttaattttcatacagAATCAGAAattgcaattttattttacgattaaagacgattctttacgattaaaaatttttaatcatcatgaatcgtttttaatcttcaTGCGGGACCAGAAAttctaatattatttttcgattaaagacaattcatttttaattgttttttatcgtCACGAATCGTATTTTCTAATCAGGGGATCTATAATATGGTGATccgtaataatttaataacaattgaaATAACTTTCATAGATTTATATTCaagaaaatgttatttttatgaaaatgatgttttttttggtCTGCGTTTAAAACGTAAAGAGCACTAATTAAGTctgtatttcaataaaaatacagcaaattaaaagaatataaatCTGTAGAACATGATATTGCAcccctcaagcgcgaaagcgcaggtgtgctttatttttttttattgtcaaattttattttttatgaaaatcgtTAAATCAGAACTCTCACCGGTATTTGTTGGCACTTCTCTTGATTCCTTAAATTCTGTTGAGTCGAAATACATCTCAGGTGATCTAGTTTTTTTCTTAAGGTAATAGTTGTAGCAGCCAAGTAACGATCATTGAAAAACGCTAAATCACTGCAGTAGTATTATTTTCTGTTCTGTCAAAATTAACTTGGGCAAGATTAACTTTTGACATCAGTCAGTATACGGTATGAGTTATTTATCTGattcatttcattatttatgagaaaattttacaaagctATATTACTTGATacagtattaaattttttgtttttcaaagttaaagttaggtaaaaacaaatttaatttaacatcttACATAGTTTCATTGTAAATGAAGAGAATATTGCAGTCTTTCAAGACATCACGATACGTAGCAAGAAACTTGACTATGCAATATTACACTAGTAGCGTTAAAAGAACTAGGAATTTAATTCTCTCGACTCAActaagttatatatatagatgataTAGATATAGTGCACTATAATACATGATTACTCTTCAACATCTGGCGTGAAATTATTCAAACATTTTTGTTTCCACAATTTGAGATAATTTTATACCGTGAATGTATTATCTGTGCTTTAACTTTTCTTGTCTCGTAAAAATTGGTTATcagtcttgaaaaaaaaatctgttgaAATATAGCCTTAAGGCTGAGCCGTACTAaacgaattttcgaatttcacttttcttttaatttattaatcaattgttaTTACAGAAACTTTTatagcttccgaaaaaatgtgaaaaacaaactttttcggaaggttttcatcattcgagtgacgtaattattcaaaacgtaattagaaaagtaaaattcgaaaattcgttTAGTACTGTTGACCCTTGACTTAAAAATCTTAGTGGTCGTTCTTCGCACTTTCggattttctatttaaataacatggaataattatttttggcaCTTCTAAATTAAATGCTTTGCAAAAACGGATTTTCGGTATCATGACGATAAAATTGATGGAAAGAAATTACAAAGCTGAAAAATTTGGAAAGAAACGAAAGTGGGAAATTTACTTGGAGGGTTATTCAGAAACCTTACTAAATTCTCTACTGTGTAGAGAATTCATTTTATAAGGACTCTGATGGAAAAGTTGACACACTTTAAAGTGTGTAAAAAGTTACTGCAATGCTTTTAAACGGGAGTTACAAACTTGTTTTTAGCAGTCAACTTCATTTAATGTCTCATgcttgaacttttttttgcaaattaaGATTCCTATAGGGAGACAATTGAGTGTAATAGCATTCTAAATAATTCAGTTATTAGAagctattactttttttacacactgacattaaaaataaaataatcggttGCTTATATTGAGGTTCGTTAATTTCAAGTGAAAAAAATGCTTTACAATGacgtattatataatatataatacatattattttttagttaataaacCTACATTTTTAAGAGGCTTAGATTATTAGCATTATATGGTAAGGTATAGGCTATTTGATTACAGATCATGCCCTCCTTTGTTACCCAAATTGTTACTTAATATCATATTGTTCTATATCAGATCAATAATCACCCAATTATCTTGACCATTTTCATACTGAAATATAACCCTGCAATATTTCAGCCTATCATAGaattgaattatcaaatttctCAAGATATCTAAATTACTACATGGAAAAGAATAAACTGATGATCGAAAAGTTGGCTTTTGGCCCTAATTTCAGGGATGAAAGCACCACATTCCCGTCCTGATTAATGTTTACGTAAAATAATGCTTTAACTTTTATTCTCATGTGTCAAGCTTTTTTGAAGGTACCGAGTAACTTAGCAATGAATTGTTTTAACGGtatatgttaattttatttataaataaagaaaggTACTTGAGCACTTTAcagatttcaaaaaaaagatatcatgaaaacatttttttagtttcttttatCGAGCTAGCACAAATATTATTGCCTTCAAATTTATGGAGTATATGTCCAATGCTAAGAATTACCGTGGATCGTCGGCGTGGTGTTGATTTACATAGATATCATAACCTCAAGGTTTTTATCAAAAAGCGATTAAAAGGCTGCAGACCAAAGAAAGCCCAAGTACTGTCATTAACTTGATCGAAAGATTTTTTGGAGGAATTTGATGATTCAGTTTACTTACCACCAAAAGTAagtaaaatgaaaagaaaacataaatatttgcacttgcaattttataatttcaattcgTATAATTATTCACGTTCTGTACAACAGGTAATTTTTCTTTCGAAGTATACGGTCCTCTAAGAAAGAGTGaatttttgtgaaattaaAGTTCATGATGTTGAAAACACTGGCTCCTAATTGAAGATAATATAAATCATTATCCAAATACATTCATAAtcaaaaaagaattttataacatcgaaaaaaatttatactatgGAGACCGGTCGAAAAGGAGAAATGTATGTGTCAGGTCATTGGTAAAAACAAGATAAATCAAGTGCCACAATTATAGCTATCTGATCAGTCAGCGTCGATTTTCAAGCGTCAAACTTTAAATCTTGAAAAACCgccttttgaaaattatatgatTCTTCATTCCAATGAAAATATAAGTCTTCCATCACCACCTGAGCCTTCGACTTTGGCGACATTATAATATGTGCGTTGGATTTTCATACATTTCTTCCTAGGTGAGTAATACTTTATCCCAAATTTCttacattaaatttcaaaatttgattattattgttattattattatttattatttcaaggCCATGGAGTCGAAACTCCTTGCGGCCTTCCaaagatacaaaaaatatacatatacagaAGTATAATATACTGCGTTTAAACTAAACACGTTTACCGAAATTCTTGAAACGTAGGCTGCGACGTACGATTTTCAGGTAACCGATTCCCGgctcttattttatttatttattattaatttttcgacCCTGGAATCGAGATTCCCTAAGGGCCGCAATATACAAAAGTATTACAAAGtatagtataataataataatatttaaatataaacatacaaaaattaaaataaatttagtaaattaaatgaattgaattaatcaattttgtaAGATAGATAGTTAGGTAGGTAAGTCGGTAGACTCcaattatataataaagtatataaGTACATATTCAACCATTAATCAACAATCCTTCTTTCTGTAGAAAATAACTATAACACTCTGATCTAAATTCTTTATAAGTTGTAATTGACACAATAGATGAAGGCAGATCATTCCATACTCGGATAGCAGACATCAAAAACCGATTCCAGGCTCTTATAGCACTAACTATAAACGATTTGTCATATTTAGCATGGTTAGTATTAAAAT from Microplitis mediator isolate UGA2020A chromosome 7, iyMicMedi2.1, whole genome shotgun sequence includes the following:
- the LOC130670858 gene encoding thiamin pyrophosphokinase 1, with product MMQNETELNETLWDPAEIFTPSLDYKYAVIILNQPILFKKNIVLPIWKKAQFRITVDGGTNQWLQYLGTLADEIFSKKCIEYAPDSITGDFDSILPDHINKLKNVGVEVITTMDQNHTDFTKSLMQLSTNCKHKNIQLKAVYVFVETAGRFDHIMGNINTLYRSKELIDVETIIQVASNSLTWLLKPGYHIIKIPQVLRKTQSWVGLIPIGSVVKNISTTGLKYNLDKHTLAFGDLVSTSNSYDGSPEVTVTTDSHVIWTMGIESLVELENDSL